A single window of Nicotiana sylvestris chromosome 5, ASM39365v2, whole genome shotgun sequence DNA harbors:
- the LOC104219231 gene encoding splicing factor-like protein 1, which translates to MDSQSHPVAPSETLAQDPSQTLNSYEQYPPHSDPYYQNPSQTLDSYPQDLPPSVRENAQMNKMSSDNQNFLENSSHENQAHAGDNSVQHQLSLEQNQGDPNSNSDPMLQKPLLSENGLTNNTHSGAERDQSGGEEETSSRRRRRRSRWDPPPTEDGTENDGSGTGRKRKSRWADDEPKPVIQLPDFMKDFAGGIEFDPEVQALNSRLLEISRKLQSGLPLDDRPEGARSPSPEPIYDNMGVRINTREYRAREKLNRERQEIISQIIKKNPAFKPPADYRPPKLQKKLYIPMKEYPGYNFIGLIIGPRGNTQKRMEKETGAKIVIRGKGSVKEGRLQQKGNLKHDPAENEDLHVLVEADTQESLEAAAAMLEKLLQPVDEVLNEHKRQQLRELAALNGTIRDEEFCRLCGEPGHRQYACPSRTTTFKSDVLCKICGDGGHPTIDCPVKNTTGKKMDDEYQNFLAELGGTVPESSIKQSSATLALGPGSTGSNPPWASSNNAGGGGNTSHPGLGSNIIKPKEYDETNLYIGYLPPTLDDDGLINLFSPFGTIVMAKVIKDRLSGLSKGYGFVKYADAQQANSAIAGMNGHCLEGRTIAVRVAGQPPQPTVPPGPRAPAMPTYPVPHQVAGLYPSQQYAAGGPIGTTPPSGYAGNPVPWGPPVPPPYASYPPPPPGSTMYSPGPGQFVPPYGAQYPPPMPPPSSGVPAQTVSSGENQQNYTSSGETQQSYPPGVQSHNGAPVQSLPNYAYGNSVTAMPHNAQPAYPTSSYSYPSYYGMAPPAPPTASQSNVDHSQSMSNVPWASNPPEPAPAPPPPPPPSSSEKPPYGTDAEYEKFMAEMK; encoded by the coding sequence ATGGATTCCCAATCCCACCCAGTTGCTCCTTCCGAAACCCTAGCTCAAGACCCTTCACAAACCCTAAATTCATACGAACAGTACCCTCCTCATTCAGATCCGTACTATCAAAACCCTTCGCAAACCCTAGATTCATATCCTCAAGATCTCCCACCAAGTGTTCGTGAAAATGCGCAGATGAACAAGATGAGTTCAGACAATCAGAACTTTCTAGAAAACTCATCTCATGAGAACCAAGCTCATGCAGGTGATAATTCGGTTCAACACCAGCTGTCTTTGGAGCAAAATCAGGGCGACCCGAATTCAAATTCGGATCCTATGTTGCAGAAGCCACTGTTGTCGGAAAATGGGTTGACTAATAACACTCATAGTGGTGCGGAGAGGGACCAATCAGGGGGCGAAGAAGAAACGAGCagtaggaggaggaggagaagaagcCGATGGGACCCACCTCCGACTGAGGATGGTACTGAAAATGATGGAAGTGGGACCGGGCGAAAGAGGAAATCGAGGTGGGCAGACGATGAACCGAAGCCGGTGATTCAATTGCCCGATTTCATGAAAGATTTTGCTGGAGGTATTGAATTTGATCCTGAAGTACAAGCTCTTAATAGTAGATTACTTGAAATTAGTAGGAAATTGCAATCTGGTTTGCCTTTAGATGATAGACCTGAAGGCGCTCGTTCGCCTTCCCCTGAACCTATATATGATAATATGGGTGTACGTATAAATACTAGGGAGTATCGTGCCCGAGAGAAATTGAATAGGGAGAGACAAGAGATTATATCGCagataataaagaaaaatcctgCCTTTAAGCCACCAGCTGATTATAGGCCTCCTAAGCTTCAGAAGAAGCTTTACATTCCGATGAAGGAGTACCCAGGTTATAATTTTATTGGGCTGATTATTGGGCCGAGAGGGAATACTCAAAAGAGGATGGAGAAGGAGACGGGAGCGAAGATTGTGATTCGAGGGAAAGGGTCGGTTAAAGAGGGGAGGTTACAACAGAAGGGGAATTTGAAGCATGATCCTGCAGAGAATGAGGATTTACACGTGTTAGTGGAAGCTGATACCCAGGAGTCGCTTGAGGCGGCTGCAGCTATGTTGGAGAAGCTTTTACAACCTGTCGATGAAGTACTTAATGAGCATAAGAGGCAACAACTCAGGGAACTTGCAGCGCTGAATGGAACGATTAGAGATGAGGAGTTTTGTAGGCTATGTGGTGAACCGGGTCATAGGCAGTATGCTTGTCCTTCTCGCACCACCACGTTTAAGAGTGATGTTCTCTGCAAAATATGTGGTGATGGGGGACATCCCACTATAGATTGTCCAGTGAAAAATACTACTGGAAAGAAAATGGATGATGAGTATCAGAACTTCTTGGCAGAATTGGGAGGCACGGTTCCTGAATCGTCAATTAAGCAGAGCTCAGCGACCCTAGCTCTTGGTCCTGGAAGCACAGGCAGTAATCCTCCTTGGGCCAGCAGTAATAATGCCGGTGGTGGTGGTAACACGTCACACCCTGGATTAGGGTCAAATATAATCAAGCCAAAAGAGTATGATGAGACAAACTTGTATATTGGTTATCTCCCCCCTACTCTGGATGATGATGGTTTGATTAATTTATTCTCTCCCTTTGGTACTATTGTGATGGCTAAAGTTATAAAGGATCGTCTCAGTGGTCTTAGTAAAGGTTATGGTTTTGTTAAGTACGCAGATGCTCAACAAGCTAATAGTGCTATTGCAGGCATGAATGGTCATTGTCTTGAAGGGAGAACTATTGCTGTGAGAGTTGCGGGTCAACCCCCTCAGCCTACTGTGCCACCGGGCCCTCGTGCTCCAGCAATGCCCACATACCCTGTTCCTCATCAGGTTGCTGGACTCTATCCGTCTCAGCAGTACGCGGCTGGTGGTCCCATTGGCACTACTCCCCCTAGTGGCTATGCTGGGAATCCAGTTCCTTGGGGACCACCTGTACCTCCACCATATGCTTCTTACCCGCCTCCTCCTCCTGGCTCAACCATGTATTCTCCTGGTCCAGGTCAATTTGTACCTCCATATGGTGCACAGTATCCTCCACCGATGCCACCGCCATCTTCTGGTGTCCCTGCTCAAACCGTTTCTTCTGGTGAAAACCAACAAAATTACACCTCTTCTGGCGAGACACAACAAAGTTATCCTCCTGGAGTGCAATCACATAATGGTGCACCTGTTCAATCTCTTCCCAACTATGCCTATGGCAATTCTGTCACTGCAATGCCACACAATGCCCAACCTGCATACCCAACATCTTCATACAGCTATCCTTCTTATTATGGCATGGCACCACCAGCTCCTCCAACTGCATCACAGTCCAATGTGGATCATTCACAAAGTATGAGCAATGTTCCCTGGGCCTCAAATCCACCAGAACCTGCACCTGCACCTCCACCTCCGCCTCCACCATCATCTTCAGAGAAACCTCCCTATGGCACAGATGCAGAATATGAAAAGTTCATGGCAGAGATGAAATGA